One part of the Magallana gigas chromosome 5, xbMagGiga1.1, whole genome shotgun sequence genome encodes these proteins:
- the LOC105330522 gene encoding KICSTOR subunit 2: MANVGRLSPNGDKEEQFLEDYFTCISRCEHDKAKELADKERDLYKATFGSSWGLFLLSLSHFAVAEKNYMSLGFLEQKGFFTRSKDTLKSGYQSLMHDLRRVEEAVKSAEEQSFGMTASTLEFEKLLAHLCDQLCFFTQARQETIHFYEQVHIMGMTKHINFEDLSMVIEDIISVHSKNFHHPILAPLKSVFGYECDILHHLLVAQTTMSEWQFLASLLHIHEAHTKLTSWGALIQLRETKKSTFGGSSKHASPPALYPWLNRFKNLLLSKFSIYFYDILQRQSSPPEMKSLISKTPDDFVTRIQTFHKKTDACHVALVLNTQGLDGVYPGGYQCPGRIVETPQGLNSFPTIFSYPGERPANHFPSVVMMLTEGREREDPTAYAQDKIHYLYDKGSHSSYFYTQVDVRISLVVIFESKKSEKDSYVNTFMNDIATHLRCTKFFISLKAGSK, from the exons ATGGCCAATGTTGGTCGATTATCTCCCAATGGGGATAAAGAGGAGCAGTTTTTGGAGGACTACTTCACATGTATCAGTCGTTGTGAACACGACAAAGCCAAAGAACTAGCT GACAAAGAACGGGATCTCTATAAGGCAACCTTCGGTTCATCGTGGGGTTTATTCTTGCTGTCACTTTCACACTTTGCTGTAGCAGAAAAAAACTACATGTCTCTTGGATTTCTGGAGCAGAAAGGCTTCTTCACTAGATCCAAAGAT ACATTGAAGAGCGGGTATCAGTCACTGATGCATGACTTGAGACGAGTAGAAGAAGCTGTGAAGTCGGCAGAAGAACAGAGCTTTGGAATGACTGCTAGCACGCTGGAATTTGAGAAACTACTGGCACATCTGTGTGATCAGCTCTGTTTCTTCACACAGGCCAGACAAGAGACAATCCATTT TTATGAACAGGTCCACATCATGGGAATGACAAAACACATAAATTTTGAGGATCTCAGCATGGTCATTGAAGATATCATCTCGGTGCACAGCAAGAACTTTCATCACCCGATTCTGGCTCCTCTCAAATCAGTGTTTGG ATATGAGTGTGACATTTTACATCATCTATTGGTTGCCCAAACCACGATGTCAGAATGGCAGTTTCTTGCATCCCTTTTACACATTCACGAAGCCCATACCAAGCTCACTAGCTGGGGGGCATTAATTCAACTGAGAGAG ACCAAGAAGTCGACCTTTGGGGGCTCTAGTAAGCATGCCTCACCTCCCGCTCTCTACCCATGGCTtaacagatttaaaaatctccttcttTCTAAA TTTAGCATTTACTTCTATGACATATTACAAAGACAGTCGTCTCCCCCAGAAATGAAGTCTTTGATTAGCAAAACACCAGATGATTTTGTAACAAG GATACAGACATTTCACAAGAAGACGGATGCTTGCCATGTAGCTCTGGTGCTGAACACTCAGGGTCTAGATGGTGTCTATCCTGGGGGATACCAATGCCCGGGTAGAATAGTGGAGACCCCCCAAGGACTCAATTCATTTCCGACCATTTTCTCTTACCCAGGG GAGAGGCCAGCCAATCATTTCCCTTCTGTGGTGATGATGCTTACGGAAGGGCGTGAGAGAGAGGATCCAACAGCTTATGCTCAGGACAAGATACACTACCTGTACGACAAAGGCTCTCACTCCTCCTACTTCTACACACAGGTCGACGTCCGCATCAGTCTGGTCGTCATATTCGAAAGCAAGAAATCCGAAAAGGACTCGTACGTTAATACATTCATGAACGACATTGCCACACATTTAAGATGTacaaaatttttcatttcacTGAAAGCAGGATCTAAGTGA
- the LOC105330521 gene encoding uncharacterized sodium-dependent transporter YhdH, which produces MDNVERVEERPHFRNRLGLICSCLGSVVGTGNIWRFPRILASNSEEQGGLVFLIAWVLFLVLWSSPMLLIEYGTGRYTRKAVIGSFRHIIGDGATWCGAWITMVTFLISCYYSVVLGWCLYYFVYMIGHDLPETAAEGEKIFQDFAEHSNWPILTHAIASSLAGLAVLRGVSTIEKTNMFLVPLLLVIILFTFVWSLTRDYADVGIRFLFTPHWDSFGEPRLWVDALSQNAFDTGAGMGLMIPYASFMTINNNIVKYGILIPSINNLISLICGIMLFATVFSTMIALEPTISKPGILDIMKQAGPGSTGLTFIWIPVLFSTIGTFGRILCVLFFACLSIAGVTSLVANVEMVTHTLYDFGVPRKFGMPCTVLLLFLGGLASALNLDVLTNQDFVWGFALVINGFMLQIMVVTYGSRKFREEMFNRYSLGDWRLPRVWEWLVKIIAPLEALFIIGWWAYDLIDGEAGDEEKWYEFGRETLVITVVQWGGLMVLLFSINMIYLCCRRSEGEDTVRLLGQKDLETSATEKVISYKDVQL; this is translated from the exons ATGGATAATGTG GAGAGAGTTGAGGAGAGACCTCATTTCCGCAACCGCCTCGGTTTGATTTGTTCTTGTCTGGGGTCTGTGGTGGGGACAGGGAACATATGGAGGTTCCCGAGGATACTAGCCTCCAACAGCGAGgaacaag gTGGTCTGGTATTTCTGATTGCATGGGTTCTGTTTCTGGTTTTGTGGTCGAGCCCCATGCTGCTAATTGAGTATGGAACCGGTCGATATACAAGGAAGGCTGTGATTGGCTCTTTCAGACACATAATTGGAGATGGAGCCACGTGGTGCGGAGCGTGGATTACCATGGTTACTTTCCTAATATC ATGTTACTACTCAGTAGTGTTGGGGTGGTGCCTCTactattttgtttacatgatcGGACATGACCTCCCAGAAACAGCGGCAGAAGGAGAGAAGATATTTCAAGACTTTGCTGAA CACAGCAATTGGCCTATCCTGACGCACGCTATTGCGTCCTCTCTGGCTGGGTTGGCGGTGTTGAGGGGTGTCAGTACAATAGAGAAAACCAACATGTTCCTAGTTCCGCTCTTGTTGGTGATCATTCTGTTTACATTTGTCTGGTCCCTGACTAGAGACTATGCAGACGTTGGCATCAGGTTTCTTTTCACGCCGCACTGGG ACTCTTTCGGCGAGCCCCGCTTGTGGGTTGACGCCCTGAGTCAGAACGCCTTCGACACAGGGGCGGGGATGGGTCTCATGATACCATATGCCTCCTTCATGACCATAAACAATAATATTGTTAAATACGGAATACTCATTCCTTCTATCAATAACCTCATCAG CTTGATTTGTGGAATCATGCTTTTCGCTACTGTATTTTCTACCATGATTGCACTGGAACCCACTATATCAAAGCCAGGAATCCTGGACATAATGAAACAGGCGGGGCCCGGCAGCACGGGTCTGACCTTTATCTG gatCCCGGTGCTTTTTTCGACGATCGGCACGTTTGGTCGAATCCTGTGTGTCCTCTTCTTTGCTTGTCTCTCCATTGCTGGCGTAACCTCACTGGTAGCTAACGTGGAAATGGTCACGCATACCTTATATGATTTTGGTG TTCCGAGGAAATTCGGAATGCCTTGCACCGTGTTGTTACTTTTTCTCGGAGGTTTGGCTTCAGCTCTCAATCTGGATGTTTTGACCAATCAG GACTTTGTTTGGGGGTTTGCTTTGGTCATCAACGGCTTCATGCTACAAATAATGGTAGTCACCTACGGGTCAAGGAAGTTCCGAGAGGAAATGTTCAACCGTTACAGTCTGGGAGACTGGAGGCTCCCACGTGTCTGGGAATGGTTGGTCAA AATCATCGCCCCCCTGGAGGCCCTGTTCATCATCGGCTGGTGGGCCTACGACTTGATCGATGGGGAGGCAGGGGACGAGGAGAAGTGGTATGAGTTCGGGAGGGAGACCCTAGTCATCACCGTGGTACAG TGGGGCGGACTCATGGTGCTGTTGTTTTCAATCAATATGATATACTTGTGCTGCCGGAGATCGGAGGGTGAAGACACCGTTAGGTTGCTGGGACAGAAAGATCTAGAGACGTCAGCCACGGAAAAAGTAATCTCCTACAAAGACGTCCAGTTATGA